Proteins from a genomic interval of Hydrogenophaga sp. PAMC20947:
- a CDS encoding sugar transferase, giving the protein MKRLFDFTLASLLCLVFALPLILVALAIRLTSPGPAIYWSDRVGKDNRIFHMPKFRSMRVDTPAVATHLLSDPGAHLTVMGSFIRKSSIDELPQLWSILKGDMSFVGPRPALFNQHDLVELRTRHHVHTLVPGLTGWAQINGRDELSIADKVALDAVYLQRQSFIFDLKIIALTFARVLCSQKVSH; this is encoded by the coding sequence ATGAAACGCTTGTTTGACTTTACCTTGGCCTCCCTGCTCTGCCTGGTATTCGCGTTGCCGTTGATCTTGGTGGCGCTGGCCATTCGCCTTACGTCGCCCGGCCCAGCCATTTACTGGAGCGATCGGGTCGGCAAAGACAACCGAATCTTTCACATGCCCAAGTTCAGGTCCATGCGCGTAGACACCCCAGCGGTCGCCACGCACCTGCTCTCGGATCCCGGTGCGCATCTCACGGTCATGGGCTCCTTCATTCGCAAAAGCAGTATCGACGAGTTGCCTCAACTGTGGAGCATTCTGAAAGGTGACATGAGTTTTGTAGGCCCTCGGCCTGCCTTGTTCAACCAACACGACCTCGTCGAGCTTCGTACCCGCCATCACGTGCATACACTGGTGCCCGGATTGACTGGCTGGGCACAAATCAACGGCCGGGACGAATTGTCCATCGCGGACAAAGTGGCACTCGATGCGGTGTACCTGCAGCGCCAATCGTTCATTTTTGACCTGAAGATCATTGCGCTGACCTTTGCTCGGGTGCTGTGCAGCCAAAAGGTCTCGCACTGA
- a CDS encoding glycosyltransferase family 4 protein translates to MINLSSEASTSSTRWFYEPVTTPSGNRVPYFMTQLSTFWPDLEETRNAHMKSEEGYVNTMAFWENPLRHGAPDIVWPPDGLFPPVLFEPQEGVEQDAVLTITKGMVGAKQVRPDMQHFDLTTQLGRLQFVHWRITLGCREYRFLALTEEDIRFLEAPSTAHHGAIKHLPRVAEFLPVHCSDQPALVAKLLSGDVASFDQLWAVLEPSLRGMLTNAVRRSTESKYTPQLSIGTHSIDGINVVGFATGQFGIGEDARTATRALLLAGIQPTVYEPPIPLACAVIKDGWVNEYIKPAPTARINLFTMPAPDTLRMFFLQQIGVLAGRYNICAWQWELPNWPDRWKALLAIPNEIWAQSRYVQHMFEKATDKPVIYMPLAVEQPEFVPRSREVFEIPEGPYTFLSVFDCNSWFQRKNPLGAIRAFQKAFPPENRDVQLVVKMMNKRDVMPEYLELMRVAALDPRIFVIDEFLSRSDMLALLDCVDVFVSLHRSEGFGRVVAESMLIGKPVISTNYSGSVDFAFEGTAYVVDGPLVALKKGDYSEFEGQHWMDPDIGHAAQAMRQCVEDQAGTAAMALRGQKIIEQNHSIEAVSKRYAQRLLELGVKIG, encoded by the coding sequence ATGATCAATCTTTCTTCCGAAGCCTCTACGTCTTCCACCCGGTGGTTCTATGAACCAGTGACCACGCCGTCGGGCAACCGGGTTCCGTATTTCATGACCCAGCTCAGCACTTTCTGGCCTGATCTGGAAGAAACCCGCAACGCCCACATGAAGTCGGAGGAAGGCTATGTCAATACCATGGCTTTTTGGGAAAACCCCTTGCGCCATGGGGCTCCGGACATCGTATGGCCGCCAGACGGTTTGTTTCCACCGGTTCTGTTTGAGCCCCAGGAAGGGGTTGAACAAGATGCGGTACTGACGATCACCAAAGGCATGGTCGGCGCCAAACAGGTGCGGCCCGACATGCAGCACTTCGACCTGACTACCCAGTTGGGCAGGCTGCAGTTTGTGCACTGGCGTATCACGCTGGGTTGCCGCGAATACCGTTTTCTGGCGTTGACCGAAGAAGACATCCGTTTTCTTGAAGCACCAAGCACCGCCCACCATGGTGCCATCAAGCACTTGCCCAGGGTGGCGGAATTCTTGCCCGTGCACTGCTCTGACCAGCCCGCCTTGGTGGCGAAGCTGTTGTCTGGTGACGTTGCAAGTTTTGATCAGCTCTGGGCAGTGCTCGAACCCAGCCTGCGCGGCATGCTGACCAATGCCGTGCGTCGATCCACCGAATCAAAATACACGCCCCAGCTGTCCATCGGCACCCACTCCATTGACGGTATCAACGTGGTCGGTTTTGCCACCGGCCAATTCGGCATCGGCGAAGACGCTCGAACCGCTACCCGCGCGCTGTTGCTAGCGGGCATCCAGCCTACGGTTTACGAGCCGCCCATTCCTCTGGCTTGCGCCGTGATCAAAGATGGATGGGTCAACGAATACATCAAGCCAGCCCCCACCGCTCGGATCAACTTGTTCACCATGCCCGCGCCAGACACGCTGCGCATGTTTTTCCTGCAGCAGATTGGTGTGCTGGCTGGCCGCTACAACATCTGTGCGTGGCAATGGGAGCTGCCCAACTGGCCCGATCGCTGGAAGGCCTTGCTGGCCATTCCCAACGAAATTTGGGCACAGTCTCGCTATGTACAGCACATGTTCGAGAAGGCAACCGACAAGCCCGTCATCTACATGCCGTTGGCCGTCGAACAGCCCGAATTTGTGCCCCGTTCGCGCGAGGTGTTCGAGATTCCGGAAGGCCCTTACACCTTCCTTTCGGTGTTTGATTGCAACTCCTGGTTTCAACGCAAGAACCCGCTGGGGGCCATTCGGGCTTTCCAAAAGGCATTCCCCCCTGAAAACCGCGATGTTCAGCTGGTCGTCAAGATGATGAACAAGCGCGATGTCATGCCGGAATACCTCGAGCTCATGCGTGTGGCCGCGCTCGACCCCCGCATTTTTGTCATTGACGAGTTTCTCAGCAGAAGCGACATGCTTGCTTTGCTCGACTGCGTGGACGTGTTCGTTTCGCTTCACCGCTCAGAGGGTTTTGGCCGAGTGGTGGCGGAAAGCATGCTGATCGGCAAGCCCGTGATTTCAACCAACTACTCCGGAAGCGTGGACTTCGCCTTTGAGGGCACCGCCTATGTGGTTGACGGTCCATTGGTGGCCTTGAAAAAGGGCGACTATTCGGAATTCGAAGGTCAGCATTGGATGGATCCCGATATCGGCCATGCAGCACAAGCCATGCGCCAATGCGTGGAAGACCAGGCGGGAACGGCTGCCATGGCGCTGCGAGGCCAAAAGATCATCGAACAGAACCACAGCATTGAAGCTGTGTCCAAGCGCTACGCGCAACGGTTGCTTGAACTGGGGGTAAAAATCGGATGA
- a CDS encoding glycosyltransferase — MMQYPRVLLTTYHHAFLKKGGGEFEIFSISEKLKRHGLIADIYGPHSRSLEHYDVVLHFSVHGGGLEMLQHINSQGKPMVLWPNLWLTEAGNELTQLVNQHVGLANSVVFKSRSEEQIFANLFDLPAEKTRHSLTLADSAYLKPSPHQLFPDLYNLKDYAICLGIIEPNKNQLATIKALKAAGITPVMVGGHRDEVYYQACREAGGEGAVFLEALPSKSEILRSALRDALFYIETSFEPPGLSAIEAGLAGCRLVVSDSDWTREHFADLVLYCDPYDLESISAAIAQIRLTTPGGNALQSHLKKHCADESITQLVAILRGAT, encoded by the coding sequence ATGATGCAGTATCCCAGAGTTCTGTTAACAACCTACCACCATGCATTCCTCAAGAAGGGTGGAGGTGAATTTGAAATTTTCTCGATTTCCGAGAAACTCAAACGTCATGGGTTGATCGCGGATATTTACGGACCCCACTCTCGCTCACTTGAGCACTACGATGTCGTTTTGCATTTTTCAGTTCACGGTGGTGGGTTGGAAATGCTTCAGCATATCAACAGCCAGGGCAAGCCCATGGTGCTATGGCCAAACCTATGGTTGACCGAGGCCGGCAACGAGTTAACACAACTGGTCAACCAACATGTTGGACTAGCAAACAGTGTCGTGTTCAAATCTCGTTCCGAAGAACAAATTTTCGCCAACCTATTTGACTTGCCTGCAGAAAAAACCCGACACTCGCTGACGCTTGCAGACAGCGCTTATCTCAAGCCATCGCCTCACCAACTGTTTCCAGACCTTTACAACCTTAAAGATTACGCCATTTGCCTGGGGATCATTGAGCCGAACAAGAACCAATTGGCCACCATCAAGGCACTCAAAGCAGCTGGAATAACTCCCGTGATGGTTGGCGGTCACCGAGATGAGGTTTACTACCAGGCTTGCCGCGAAGCAGGTGGTGAAGGCGCAGTGTTTCTGGAGGCTCTTCCTTCCAAATCGGAAATCCTGCGATCCGCCTTGCGGGATGCACTTTTCTACATTGAAACCTCGTTTGAACCACCCGGTCTATCGGCTATTGAAGCAGGCCTGGCGGGCTGTCGACTGGTGGTGAGTGACTCCGACTGGACGCGTGAACATTTCGCCGACCTGGTCCTCTACTGCGATCCGTACGACCTCGAATCGATTTCTGCAGCCATCGCACAGATCAGATTGACCACGCCGGGTGGTAACGCGCTCCAGAGCCATCTGAAAAAGCACTGCGCGGATGAGTCCATCACACAACTCGTCGCCATCCTGAGAGGAGCCACCTGA
- a CDS encoding histidine phosphatase family protein, whose translation MRLWLVRHGQSLANQQKRVTGTQLDPLAPEGRLQAIALGELLGSISLRPDRLICSPWLRAKQTAELALPSKTLHFDGRIGETDAGQAADLPLSEFLHSFPEFYKNAGNRYPGGESHLELNSRMADWIDELRSKGFSEVLAICHSGPICCLLQRALNIPMTSFPALLPAHASLSMIEYGDASFSDGQVKLFSQISKLGLQQMVSTKA comes from the coding sequence ATGCGACTCTGGCTTGTCAGACACGGGCAATCTTTGGCCAACCAGCAGAAGCGCGTCACCGGCACCCAGCTGGACCCTCTGGCGCCCGAGGGTCGATTGCAAGCCATTGCTCTCGGTGAATTGCTAGGAAGTATTTCATTGCGGCCCGACCGCTTAATCTGCAGCCCGTGGTTGCGCGCGAAACAGACGGCAGAATTGGCCCTTCCTTCAAAAACCCTGCATTTCGACGGTCGGATCGGTGAAACCGATGCGGGCCAGGCAGCAGACCTTCCTTTATCCGAGTTTCTCCATTCATTTCCTGAATTCTATAAAAACGCAGGAAATCGCTACCCCGGCGGCGAGTCACATCTGGAGTTGAATAGCCGAATGGCAGACTGGATCGATGAGCTGCGCTCAAAAGGATTCAGTGAAGTACTTGCGATTTGCCACTCGGGGCCCATCTGCTGCCTGCTGCAACGGGCATTAAACATACCCATGACAAGCTTTCCCGCACTGCTTCCTGCGCACGCAAGCTTAAGCATGATCGAGTACGGTGATGCATCTTTCAGTGACGGGCAGGTTAAGCTGTTTTCTCAAATATCAAAGCTGGGCCTCCAGCAAATGGTGAGCACCAAGGCATGA
- a CDS encoding glycosyltransferase family 2 protein, which produces MKLIIQIPCYNEAETLGIALSALPREVPGFDQVEWLIIDDGSKDDTVKVALAHGVDHVVRHTRNQGLARGFMNGLQACLEYGADVIVNTDADNQYNADDIPLLTQPIVDGKADIVVGARPIQAIEHFSPVKKLLQKLGSWVVRVASKTDIPDAPSGFRAMSRAAARRLMVFSDYTYTLETIIQAGQKNMAITSVPIRVNGDLRPSRLVKSISSYIRRSVITIVRVFIIYRPFRFFGSIGLFLFGVGFLIGLRFLFKWIGAEAGYEGHIQSLILASSLMVVGFQTILIAFVADLLSANRKLMEEVRTLTLENRDFRN; this is translated from the coding sequence TTGAAACTCATCATCCAGATCCCCTGCTACAACGAAGCCGAGACACTTGGCATCGCCCTTTCTGCGCTACCGCGCGAGGTCCCCGGCTTTGACCAAGTGGAATGGCTGATCATTGATGACGGCAGCAAGGACGACACGGTCAAGGTGGCCTTGGCGCACGGCGTGGATCATGTGGTCCGCCACACCCGAAATCAAGGTCTTGCCCGTGGGTTCATGAACGGGCTCCAGGCTTGCCTGGAGTACGGGGCTGACGTGATCGTCAACACCGATGCAGACAACCAGTACAACGCTGACGACATTCCCCTGTTGACCCAACCCATCGTGGATGGCAAGGCGGACATTGTGGTGGGGGCCCGCCCCATCCAGGCCATCGAGCATTTCAGCCCCGTGAAGAAGCTGCTTCAAAAGCTGGGCAGCTGGGTGGTGCGGGTGGCAAGCAAAACAGACATTCCCGACGCGCCCAGTGGTTTTCGTGCCATGAGCCGCGCCGCGGCGCGCCGCCTGATGGTGTTCAGCGACTACACCTACACGCTGGAAACCATCATTCAGGCCGGTCAAAAGAACATGGCCATCACGTCGGTCCCGATCCGGGTCAATGGCGATCTTCGACCTTCGCGCTTGGTCAAGAGCATTTCGTCATACATCCGGCGCAGCGTCATTACGATCGTTCGGGTTTTCATCATCTACCGGCCATTTCGCTTTTTCGGCTCCATCGGATTGTTCCTTTTCGGTGTTGGCTTTCTGATCGGTTTGCGCTTTTTGTTCAAGTGGATCGGTGCAGAAGCCGGGTACGAAGGCCACATTCAGTCGCTCATACTGGCCAGCTCGCTCATGGTGGTTGGGTTCCAGACCATCCTCATCGCCTTTGTGGCAGACCTGCTCTCTGCGAACCGCAAGCTCATGGAAGAAGTGCGAACACTGACGCTAGAAAATCGCGATTTCCGCAACTGA
- a CDS encoding glycosyltransferase, translating to MRTLKVLALQRESHVAPGVPSLSVAARITEVLDYLQQNGSLEYTSIAENNPASTNGVRWADVLILSKHSSPAALELVRLAKQSGKRIIYDIDDWIFSFPEYSGGKKPNVKTSLILEILSFCTEITVANQRLKERISGFIPECHHVPNGIWVEKYAAVLPKEPRPEEKRIVFTNADFLKLEASKELILTALQLFFMKHPEFVLDFYGDPFPEIVSLPFLHYTNRMPYDEYMQSLVSGQYLLSITPLGAAEDAKAAEFNACKNPFKYLNYGAAGVPGIYSKSPIYTDCVVHDETGWLVENTPKEWLGALETLAFDHSLRQRIRTQAYDDVSDRHHIKASAQALMTLLAPAVRGCR from the coding sequence ATGAGGACGCTCAAGGTACTGGCGCTACAACGCGAATCACACGTAGCTCCGGGTGTTCCATCGTTATCTGTTGCAGCCAGAATCACTGAAGTTTTGGATTACCTGCAACAAAACGGCTCGCTTGAATACACATCCATAGCCGAAAACAACCCAGCATCTACAAATGGCGTGCGTTGGGCCGATGTGCTGATTCTGAGCAAGCACAGCTCACCAGCCGCACTGGAACTGGTGCGCTTGGCCAAACAGTCCGGGAAACGCATTATTTATGATATCGACGATTGGATTTTTTCCTTCCCAGAATACAGTGGCGGGAAAAAACCCAATGTCAAAACTTCACTCATTCTGGAGATCCTGAGTTTCTGTACTGAAATCACCGTGGCAAATCAGCGGCTCAAGGAGAGGATCTCCGGATTTATCCCTGAATGCCACCATGTTCCCAATGGAATATGGGTTGAAAAATATGCAGCGGTGCTGCCAAAAGAACCTCGTCCAGAAGAAAAAAGGATCGTATTCACCAATGCAGATTTTCTCAAGCTGGAAGCATCAAAAGAGCTGATCCTGACCGCCCTACAACTGTTCTTCATGAAACATCCAGAGTTTGTGCTGGATTTCTATGGCGATCCGTTTCCAGAAATCGTCTCTCTACCCTTTCTCCACTACACCAACCGCATGCCTTACGACGAGTACATGCAATCACTGGTGTCTGGTCAGTACCTCTTGTCGATCACGCCATTGGGTGCTGCCGAGGATGCAAAGGCAGCTGAATTCAACGCATGTAAAAACCCGTTTAAGTACCTGAACTATGGTGCGGCGGGCGTCCCGGGCATTTACTCAAAATCCCCCATATACACCGACTGTGTTGTCCACGATGAAACGGGATGGTTGGTTGAAAACACTCCGAAGGAATGGCTTGGCGCACTCGAGACCCTTGCCTTCGACCACTCCTTGCGGCAGCGCATCCGCACACAGGCTTACGACGACGTGAGCGACCGCCATCACATCAAGGCCAGCGCACAAGCACTCATGACGCTGCTTGCGCCAGCAGTTCGAGGTTGCCGATGA
- a CDS encoding NAD-dependent epimerase/dehydratase family protein — protein sequence MIAITGATGFVGSALSKHLLMQGTNVRRLVRTQTKDPQGADVVVGDIGPDTPWTQALAGVDCVIHCAARVHVMADGESDPLAAYRRVNTLGTAQLAESAAARGVRRLIFLSSIKVLGEQTPANQPFHANSPAQPQDAYGQSKWEAEQAVADIAQRTGLEVVIVRPPLVYGPGVGANFRALAKAVQRGLPLPLASIQNHRSLVGLSNLLDLLALCIHHPGAVGQTFLVSDGADLSTPELVRQMAAALNTGARLVPFPVAGLRLAGRLAGRSAQVSRLTESLQVEIGDTTRKLDWRPPCSITEELVRTFKTLNP from the coding sequence ATGATTGCAATCACTGGAGCCACTGGCTTTGTGGGAAGTGCGCTGAGCAAGCACCTGCTGATGCAGGGGACAAATGTGCGGCGCTTGGTGCGAACCCAGACGAAGGACCCCCAAGGCGCCGATGTGGTGGTCGGCGATATTGGGCCGGACACACCATGGACGCAGGCATTGGCGGGTGTTGATTGCGTGATTCACTGCGCTGCAAGGGTGCATGTGATGGCCGACGGCGAAAGCGACCCGCTTGCCGCTTACCGCCGCGTCAATACCCTGGGAACAGCGCAGCTGGCCGAGTCGGCCGCAGCGCGCGGGGTGCGCAGGTTGATATTTCTGAGCTCGATCAAAGTGCTCGGGGAGCAGACGCCCGCCAACCAGCCATTCCACGCGAACAGCCCCGCCCAGCCACAAGACGCCTATGGCCAATCCAAATGGGAAGCCGAGCAAGCAGTGGCGGACATTGCTCAGCGCACCGGGCTGGAGGTGGTGATTGTTCGACCGCCATTGGTCTATGGACCGGGTGTAGGAGCCAATTTTCGTGCCCTGGCCAAAGCGGTGCAACGTGGCCTCCCTTTGCCGCTGGCGAGCATCCAGAATCATCGATCCCTGGTCGGCCTGTCCAACCTGCTGGACCTTCTTGCCCTGTGCATCCATCACCCAGGCGCTGTGGGTCAGACCTTTTTGGTGTCTGACGGTGCCGATCTCTCTACCCCCGAACTGGTGCGCCAGATGGCTGCGGCGTTGAACACTGGCGCCAGACTGGTTCCTTTTCCGGTCGCCGGTCTGCGTCTGGCGGGTCGACTGGCCGGGCGCTCGGCTCAGGTGAGCCGGCTCACAGAATCCCTTCAAGTTGAAATCGGTGACACCACACGCAAACTCGATTGGCGCCCCCCCTGCTCGATCACCGAAGAGTTGGTTCGGACATTCAAGACATTGAATCCATGA
- a CDS encoding glycosyltransferase, with product MPCRKIVYFHGVTPVDLLLDQDPVAAYWSSKALLQVPQLMRCDTLIANSHWNLEDLLKHFEQRPGSERLDVIPPITPDLPIFRESLREQPKGDPFEVIVVGRVAPHKKIEWAIEMIAQLGNKGLNAHLRIIGSSHNGHYLSLLRATSERLHLQNRVHFDGQVSQADLINAFRHASALLVTSEHEGFCIPVLEAMHMGLPALVRTGTAASEVGGDAVAGFTTVAEGVEALQRLIQEPGLRDAMVKSGRRKAAEWLEHASPGNWLKQLSTD from the coding sequence TTGCCTTGCCGCAAGATCGTCTATTTTCATGGCGTAACACCTGTGGATCTCTTGCTGGATCAAGACCCCGTGGCCGCGTACTGGTCCTCCAAAGCCTTGTTGCAGGTTCCTCAGTTGATGCGATGCGATACCTTGATCGCCAACTCGCACTGGAACCTGGAAGACCTGCTCAAGCATTTTGAACAACGCCCTGGTAGCGAACGCCTTGATGTGATCCCGCCCATCACGCCAGATCTCCCGATCTTCCGGGAATCCCTTCGCGAGCAACCAAAGGGCGATCCATTTGAGGTGATTGTGGTGGGGCGCGTTGCACCACACAAGAAAATTGAATGGGCGATTGAGATGATCGCGCAGCTGGGCAACAAGGGATTGAATGCTCATCTTCGGATCATCGGTTCATCACACAACGGGCACTACCTGAGCCTGTTGCGAGCCACCTCAGAGCGGCTGCATCTGCAAAATCGGGTGCACTTTGATGGCCAGGTCTCCCAGGCCGACCTCATCAACGCATTTCGCCACGCGAGTGCCTTGCTGGTCACCAGCGAACACGAAGGGTTCTGCATACCCGTGCTCGAAGCCATGCACATGGGACTCCCTGCGCTCGTCAGAACCGGCACGGCCGCTTCGGAGGTGGGTGGAGATGCGGTTGCCGGTTTCACGACTGTCGCCGAGGGTGTTGAGGCACTTCAACGGCTGATTCAAGAACCGGGGCTAAGAGACGCAATGGTAAAATCAGGACGACGCAAAGCCGCTGAATGGCTTGAACATGCCTCTCCTGGCAACTGGCTGAAACAGCTTTCTACGGACTGA
- a CDS encoding glycosyltransferase family 4 protein, which yields MAFHTPGGGEVQLLAYRDHLPQVGVDVTLFDLWKPRFDEHDVVHFFSCVGGSVHFCDFVKRLGKPLVITSSLWITEETQHLYPMDEIRAQLSLADRVITNSEMESDTLAKVLGLDRSRFESVYNGVDAVFQDRPSPSLFRQRFDVEGQFVLNVGNIEPRKNQLRLAQAMDALPNHTLILIGHVRDPSYFQQVMAAASPGRIRYLGPVDHHDALLRSAYRACDLFCLPSTLETPGLAALEAASQGCKLVITEEGSTREYFHNSAAYISPLDTDSIRKGLVRAANEPDGAFRPDPLSIWNQFAWQKVVEKLKKVYEGVC from the coding sequence ATGGCCTTCCACACCCCAGGCGGCGGGGAAGTTCAATTGCTGGCCTACCGCGACCACCTTCCGCAGGTGGGTGTGGACGTAACGCTGTTCGATCTTTGGAAACCCCGGTTCGACGAGCACGATGTGGTGCATTTCTTCTCTTGCGTCGGCGGATCGGTGCATTTTTGCGATTTCGTAAAACGCTTGGGCAAGCCCTTGGTGATCACGTCGAGCCTCTGGATCACCGAAGAAACACAACATCTCTATCCCATGGACGAGATTCGTGCCCAACTGTCACTGGCCGACCGCGTGATCACCAACTCCGAAATGGAGAGCGACACCCTGGCGAAAGTCTTGGGCCTGGACCGAAGCCGTTTCGAATCGGTCTACAACGGTGTGGACGCCGTTTTTCAAGACCGCCCCTCCCCTTCGTTGTTCCGTCAACGTTTTGACGTCGAAGGCCAGTTTGTGCTCAACGTTGGCAACATTGAACCGAGAAAGAACCAGTTGCGGCTGGCACAGGCCATGGACGCCTTGCCCAACCACACCCTGATCCTGATTGGGCACGTGCGCGACCCGTCCTATTTTCAACAGGTGATGGCGGCGGCGTCTCCTGGGCGCATTCGGTACCTGGGGCCTGTTGACCACCACGATGCCTTGTTGCGCTCTGCCTACCGTGCCTGCGACCTGTTTTGCCTGCCCAGCACGCTTGAAACCCCCGGCTTGGCGGCGCTGGAGGCGGCTTCTCAAGGCTGCAAGCTTGTGATCACCGAAGAGGGTTCCACCCGCGAATACTTCCACAACAGTGCAGCCTATATATCGCCACTGGACACCGACAGCATCCGGAAGGGCCTGGTGAGGGCGGCCAATGAGCCAGATGGGGCGTTCCGCCCAGACCCGCTAAGCATCTGGAACCAGTTCGCCTGGCAGAAGGTTGTGGAGAAGCTGAAGAAGGTCTACGAAGGCGTTTGTTGA